One genomic region from Amycolatopsis sp. FBCC-B4732 encodes:
- a CDS encoding ATP-grasp domain-containing protein translates to MTRTLLLVESNTTGTGRLFARQARELGFEPVLAAADPARYPYAAEDGVRVVRCDTADACAVLAADIGEPAGVTSSSEYFIPVAARIAAKLGLPGPDPLAVTECRNKAHQRAVLGAPCTVATSVDAAVAAAVEFPVVLKPAEGSGSVGVLRCETPEAVASQAAALLSVTHNERGLPVPAQVLVEPYASGPEYSVELFGDVVVAVVRKHLGPAPFFVEVGHDVPATVPPADELALIDTSRAAVAALGLGFGAAHVEIRLTPDGPRLMEVNPRPAGGMIPELVRAATGVDLVAAQVSAVLGLPPDLRASRRACASLRFLTASSTSVLEAGDAVAKASAVPGVAEARLYRADGTVVRPARDYRDRVGHVLAVSDRPRGARAAAAGALDRLRAALIPEGPHR, encoded by the coding sequence GTGACGCGGACGCTTTTGCTCGTCGAGAGCAACACGACCGGTACCGGGCGGCTGTTCGCGCGGCAGGCCAGGGAGCTGGGCTTCGAGCCGGTGCTGGCCGCTGCCGACCCCGCGCGCTACCCGTACGCGGCCGAAGACGGCGTCCGCGTCGTCCGGTGCGACACCGCGGACGCGTGCGCGGTGCTGGCGGCGGACATCGGCGAGCCCGCGGGGGTGACCAGCAGTTCGGAATACTTCATCCCGGTCGCGGCGCGGATCGCGGCGAAGCTCGGCCTGCCGGGGCCGGATCCGCTGGCCGTGACGGAGTGCCGCAACAAGGCGCACCAGCGGGCGGTGCTCGGGGCACCGTGCACGGTGGCGACGTCGGTGGACGCGGCCGTCGCGGCGGCGGTCGAGTTCCCCGTGGTGCTCAAGCCCGCCGAGGGCTCGGGCAGCGTCGGCGTGCTGCGCTGCGAGACGCCGGAGGCGGTCGCTTCCCAGGCGGCGGCGCTGCTTTCGGTGACGCACAACGAACGCGGGCTGCCGGTCCCGGCGCAGGTGCTCGTGGAGCCGTACGCGAGCGGGCCGGAGTACTCGGTGGAGCTGTTCGGCGACGTCGTGGTGGCGGTGGTCCGCAAGCACCTGGGCCCGGCGCCGTTCTTCGTCGAGGTGGGCCACGACGTCCCGGCCACGGTGCCCCCGGCGGACGAGCTGGCGCTGATCGACACGTCCCGGGCGGCGGTGGCCGCGCTGGGCCTCGGTTTCGGCGCGGCGCACGTCGAGATCCGCCTGACGCCCGACGGGCCGCGGCTGATGGAGGTCAACCCGCGCCCGGCGGGCGGGATGATCCCGGAGCTGGTCCGCGCGGCGACCGGCGTCGACCTGGTGGCGGCGCAGGTGTCCGCGGTGCTCGGACTGCCGCCGGACCTGCGGGCGTCCCGGCGCGCGTGCGCGTCACTGCGGTTCCTCACGGCGAGCTCGACCTCGGTGCTCGAGGCGGGGGACGCGGTGGCGAAGGCGTCGGCGGTGCCGGGCGTCGCCGAAGCCCGGCTGTACCGCGCGGACGGCACCGTGGTCCGCCCGGCGCGCGACTACCGCGACCGCGTGGGGCACGTCCTCGCTGTTTCCGACCGCCCCCGTGGTGCCCGCGCGGCCGCCGCGGGCGCGCTCGACCGCCTGCGTGCCGCCCTGATCCCGGAAGGCCCCCACCGATGA
- a CDS encoding pyridoxal-phosphate dependent enzyme, producing the protein MTLAAPVSHTVSRSIVEATELPRIIRVRPNFHVAAFGLMKLLPARFMLDRAEERGEVGPGTTVLETSSGTFGLGLAMVCRLRGYPLTIVGDPAIDAPLKRRLEHLGARVEICPKPSPVGGYQRARLDRLEELRAEYPNHWVPGQYSNPDNPRSYALVAEQLAETIGVPDCLVGAVGSGGSTSGTSSFLRMLVPELTLIGVDTQRSAIFGQPDGPRVLRGLGNSLVPPNVEHSSYDQVHWIGAAEAFAATRELYARHCLFMGPTSGASFKVADWFSRRNPDATVVALLPDEGYRYQDTVYSDEWLRAQGLAHPGAAEPYEVVAPTEPGGSWTWLNWGRRPLGDVS; encoded by the coding sequence ATGACCCTTGCCGCCCCTGTCAGCCACACCGTCAGCCGGTCCATTGTGGAGGCGACCGAGCTGCCCCGGATCATCCGCGTCCGGCCCAACTTCCACGTCGCCGCCTTCGGCCTGATGAAGCTGCTGCCCGCCCGGTTCATGCTCGACCGCGCGGAGGAGCGCGGCGAAGTCGGCCCCGGCACGACCGTGCTCGAGACGTCGTCGGGCACCTTCGGCCTCGGCCTCGCCATGGTCTGCCGGCTGCGCGGCTACCCGCTCACGATCGTCGGTGACCCGGCGATCGACGCCCCGCTCAAGCGCCGGCTCGAGCACCTCGGCGCGCGCGTCGAGATCTGCCCGAAGCCCAGTCCCGTCGGCGGCTACCAGCGCGCGCGGCTGGACCGGCTCGAGGAACTGCGCGCGGAGTACCCGAACCACTGGGTTCCGGGTCAGTACAGCAATCCCGACAACCCGCGGTCGTACGCGCTGGTGGCCGAGCAGCTCGCCGAGACGATCGGCGTGCCGGACTGCCTTGTCGGCGCGGTCGGCTCCGGCGGTTCGACGTCGGGCACGAGTTCGTTCCTGCGGATGCTCGTCCCGGAGCTGACGCTGATCGGCGTCGACACCCAGCGCAGCGCCATCTTCGGCCAGCCGGACGGCCCGCGCGTGCTGCGCGGGCTCGGCAACAGCCTGGTACCGCCCAACGTCGAGCACTCGAGCTACGACCAGGTGCACTGGATCGGCGCGGCCGAGGCGTTCGCCGCGACGCGCGAGCTGTACGCGCGCCACTGCCTGTTCATGGGCCCGACCAGCGGCGCGTCGTTCAAGGTCGCGGACTGGTTCTCCCGCCGCAACCCCGACGCCACGGTCGTCGCGCTCCTGCCGGACGAGGGCTATCGCTACCAGGACACCGTCTACTCCGACGAGTGGCTGCGCGCGCAGGGGCTGGCGCATCCGGGGGCGGCCGAGCCGTACGAAGTGGTCGCGCCGACCGAGCCCGGTGGCTCGTGGACGTGGCTGAACTGGGGCCGGCGCCCGCTCGGTGACGTGTCGTGA
- a CDS encoding kinase codes for MFATGGRLRRGLVTLPCPLYSTRATFLPTEDPGTTVRPAWRSKARRAADLTLARLGHPVPGGLLDITSDIPLCRGFGSSTADVTSAIGAVLAATGRRLPPAEVGALAVEAETASDSLMYGGRAVVFAHREGEPIEDLGELMPLSVLGFGTSPGGRGVDTLELTPARYTSWEIEAFRPLRGLLRRAVRDGDAGLLGRVATASTLLNQRHLPIPGLDGILAVARASGAAGVQVAHSGDVAGLLFDATDPETPARLEFAATRLDVTETWQFETER; via the coding sequence GTGTTCGCCACCGGGGGCCGGCTGCGCCGCGGCCTGGTCACCCTGCCGTGCCCGCTCTACAGCACCCGAGCCACCTTCCTGCCGACCGAAGACCCCGGCACCACCGTGCGGCCGGCGTGGCGCAGCAAGGCCCGCCGCGCCGCCGACCTGACGCTGGCGCGGCTCGGGCACCCGGTGCCGGGCGGGCTGCTCGACATCACCAGCGACATCCCGCTGTGCCGCGGCTTCGGCTCCTCGACCGCGGACGTCACGTCGGCGATCGGCGCGGTCCTCGCCGCGACCGGCCGCCGGCTCCCGCCCGCCGAGGTGGGCGCGCTGGCCGTCGAAGCCGAAACCGCGTCCGACTCGCTCATGTACGGCGGGCGGGCGGTGGTCTTCGCCCACCGCGAAGGCGAGCCGATCGAGGACCTCGGCGAGCTGATGCCGTTGTCCGTCCTGGGTTTCGGGACCAGCCCGGGCGGGCGCGGCGTCGACACCCTGGAGCTGACGCCCGCGCGCTACACGTCGTGGGAGATCGAGGCGTTCCGCCCGCTTCGCGGCCTGCTGCGCCGGGCCGTCCGCGACGGCGACGCGGGCCTGCTCGGTCGGGTCGCCACGGCCAGCACGCTGCTCAACCAGCGGCACCTGCCCATCCCCGGCCTGGACGGGATCCTCGCCGTCGCCCGCGCCTCGGGAGCGGCCGGCGTGCAGGTCGCCCACAGCGGTGACGTCGCCGGCCTGCTCTTCGACGCGACCGACCCCGAAACCCCGGCCCGGCTGGAGTTCGCCGCCACCCGGCTCGACGTGACCGAGACCTGGCAGTTCGAAACCGAGAGGTGA
- a CDS encoding amino acid adenylation domain-containing protein → MTTFDIRPAAEPADAERAARLRAAVLAKRLRGRAATPARAFGRADRGAPLPLSAGQQRLWFLDRLDPDSAEYAVPLLLRLEGALDVDALRRSLDALVARHEILRTTYTAENNRPRQVIGAPAPVDLPVVEGDLDTVLAEYVGRPFDLATGPVFRALLVREASERHVLALNVHHIACDGWSLPILMADLRKLYTGGELPPIELSYADFAAWEQSRTDAHAADLAYWKERLAGLETLELPADRPRPAQRDHHGASVRFTIPAAAAEAVLNQGKTTGATPFMTLLAAAYVVLGRHTGREDIAVGTPVAGRGRAELEHMVGFFVNTVVARGDLSGDPDFAALADRVRVARLADQAHEDLPFERLVKELAPERDLAHTPVVQVMFAVYDASSGSPDLGDLRVSSVDLPSTTAKFDLMISFVRQADGSVEGVLEYATALFDEVRMARMGEHFVRLFTGLAARPGARLSQVDILGADERELLLGRWNDTAEPYLRGTVHGRIAAQAASAPDAIAVRCGRTELTYAELDARATRLAQRLRAHGVSVETPVGVLCERGPLLLPVLLAILKTGGHYIPLDPAYPQDRKEYMLRQAGARVLVTTRRYAGADLGDVVVLADEPVADDPVPWTDPVVDPENLAYVIYTSGSTGRPKGVQISHRGVLHYLDWCRQAYRADEGDGAPVHSSLAFDLTVTGLFLPLLCGTTVTLVPEDEHPVAGLADVLSSGRKFSFVKLTPAHLEPLRRCLAPAAAAAAAHLVVGGEQLTAEALEFWRDNAPDVVVANEYGHTETSVANVINLLPAAECVTTPIPVGRPIWNTEVYLLDEHLRPVPVGVTGELYAGGAGVARGFAGNPGLTAAKYVANPFGPGRLYRSGDLARYLPDGRLEFVGRTDHQVKVRGYRIELGEIEAALVGGPGVTEAVAVVRDGALAGYVAPSTVDADALRAHLSERLPEYMVPATLTTLDTLPLTSNGKIDRVALPAPDAAPVSTSGVLPRDELEMALAKLWEDLLGRRVGVTDGFFDVGGHSLLAVVLVDRIKGELGATVGLAEVFRAPTVRALADLIRAGESAGGLVVPLSPGRAGVAPLFLLPPTAGSPFPYLQLVAELDPALPVFGLQAPGFAPGEDPVHTIEELAAAFVADLLPVAGDRPIRLAGWSQGGSVAFEMAAQLEAAGRAVEHLCVIDATVLGVDDYGNPLPEVDTSDPLAWFGEAVLKLAPGAADTLDEMLAEARDRGMVSEVAGNAVVEQMARVYLAGKDAVEAYRCRAVVDTGIHLITSTGTHPVKGRPEVRPESWRARTRGELTVTPVPGHHWDMVEPPHVAELARAVLAGLAVTADE, encoded by the coding sequence ATGACCACGTTCGACATCCGCCCCGCCGCCGAGCCGGCCGACGCCGAGCGCGCCGCACGGCTGCGGGCCGCGGTGCTCGCGAAACGGCTGCGCGGCCGGGCCGCCACGCCGGCGCGGGCGTTCGGCCGCGCCGATCGCGGCGCCCCGCTGCCGCTCTCGGCCGGGCAGCAGCGCCTGTGGTTCCTCGACCGGCTCGACCCGGACAGCGCCGAGTACGCCGTGCCGCTGCTCCTGCGGCTCGAGGGCGCCCTCGACGTCGACGCGCTCCGGCGGTCCCTCGACGCCCTGGTGGCGCGGCACGAGATCCTGCGCACGACGTACACCGCGGAGAACAACCGGCCGCGCCAGGTGATCGGGGCTCCGGCCCCGGTCGACCTGCCGGTGGTGGAAGGCGACCTGGACACCGTGCTCGCCGAGTACGTCGGCCGTCCCTTCGACCTCGCCACCGGCCCGGTGTTCCGGGCGCTGCTGGTCCGCGAGGCGTCCGAGCGGCACGTGCTCGCTTTGAACGTCCACCACATCGCCTGTGACGGCTGGTCCCTGCCGATCCTGATGGCCGACCTCCGCAAGCTCTACACCGGCGGCGAGCTGCCGCCGATCGAACTGTCCTATGCGGACTTCGCGGCCTGGGAGCAGTCCCGGACCGACGCCCACGCGGCCGATCTCGCGTACTGGAAGGAGCGGCTCGCCGGCCTGGAGACCCTGGAACTGCCCGCCGACCGCCCGCGCCCGGCCCAGCGCGACCACCACGGCGCCTCCGTCCGCTTCACCATCCCCGCGGCCGCCGCCGAAGCGGTGCTGAACCAGGGAAAGACCACTGGCGCGACGCCGTTCATGACGCTGCTCGCCGCCGCGTACGTGGTGCTCGGGCGGCACACCGGCCGTGAGGACATCGCCGTCGGCACCCCGGTCGCCGGGCGCGGGCGGGCCGAGCTGGAGCACATGGTCGGGTTCTTCGTGAACACCGTCGTTGCCCGCGGCGACCTCTCCGGCGACCCGGACTTCGCCGCCCTCGCCGACCGCGTCCGCGTGGCGCGGCTGGCCGACCAGGCGCACGAAGACCTGCCGTTCGAGCGGCTGGTCAAGGAACTGGCGCCGGAGCGCGACCTCGCGCACACCCCGGTCGTCCAGGTCATGTTCGCCGTCTACGACGCTTCGTCCGGCTCGCCGGACCTGGGTGACCTGCGGGTGTCGTCGGTCGACCTGCCTTCGACGACGGCGAAGTTCGACCTGATGATCTCCTTCGTCCGCCAGGCCGACGGGTCCGTGGAAGGGGTGCTGGAGTACGCGACCGCGTTGTTCGACGAGGTCCGGATGGCCCGGATGGGCGAGCACTTCGTCCGGCTGTTCACCGGGCTCGCCGCCCGCCCCGGCGCCCGCCTGTCCCAAGTGGACATCCTCGGCGCGGACGAGCGCGAACTGCTGCTGGGCAGGTGGAACGACACCGCCGAGCCCTACCTGCGCGGCACTGTGCACGGCCGGATCGCCGCGCAGGCCGCGTCCGCCCCGGACGCGATCGCCGTCCGCTGTGGCCGGACCGAGCTGACCTACGCCGAGCTGGACGCCCGTGCGACCCGGCTGGCCCAGCGGCTGCGCGCCCACGGCGTCAGCGTCGAAACCCCGGTCGGCGTGCTCTGCGAACGCGGCCCGCTGCTGCTGCCGGTGCTGCTGGCCATCCTCAAGACCGGCGGCCACTACATCCCGCTCGACCCGGCCTACCCGCAGGACCGCAAGGAGTACATGCTCCGCCAGGCCGGTGCGCGGGTCCTGGTCACCACCCGCCGGTACGCCGGCGCGGACCTCGGGGACGTCGTCGTCCTGGCCGACGAGCCGGTCGCCGACGACCCGGTGCCGTGGACCGACCCGGTCGTCGACCCGGAGAACCTGGCCTACGTCATCTACACCTCCGGGTCGACCGGGCGCCCCAAGGGCGTCCAGATCAGCCACCGCGGGGTGCTGCACTACCTGGACTGGTGCCGCCAGGCCTACCGCGCCGACGAGGGCGACGGTGCCCCCGTGCACTCGTCGCTCGCCTTCGACCTGACCGTGACCGGGCTGTTCCTGCCGCTGCTGTGCGGCACGACGGTGACGCTGGTGCCGGAGGACGAGCACCCGGTCGCCGGGCTCGCCGACGTCCTCTCGAGCGGCCGGAAGTTCAGCTTCGTCAAGCTCACCCCGGCGCACCTCGAACCGCTGCGCCGCTGTCTCGCCCCGGCGGCCGCCGCCGCGGCCGCGCACCTGGTCGTCGGCGGCGAGCAGCTCACCGCGGAAGCCCTGGAGTTCTGGCGGGACAACGCCCCCGACGTCGTGGTGGCCAACGAATACGGCCACACCGAGACGTCCGTGGCGAACGTGATCAACCTGCTGCCCGCCGCCGAGTGCGTCACCACGCCGATCCCGGTCGGGCGCCCGATCTGGAACACCGAGGTCTACCTCCTCGACGAGCACCTGCGGCCGGTCCCGGTCGGCGTCACCGGCGAGCTGTACGCGGGCGGCGCCGGCGTCGCCCGCGGGTTCGCCGGCAACCCCGGCCTGACCGCGGCGAAGTACGTGGCCAACCCGTTCGGCCCCGGCCGCCTCTACCGCAGCGGCGACCTCGCCCGGTACCTGCCGGACGGGCGCCTGGAGTTCGTCGGCCGCACCGACCACCAGGTCAAGGTGCGCGGCTACCGGATCGAGCTGGGCGAGATCGAAGCCGCGCTGGTCGGCGGCCCCGGTGTCACCGAAGCGGTCGCGGTGGTCCGCGACGGCGCGCTCGCCGGGTACGTCGCCCCGTCCACTGTGGACGCCGACGCCCTGCGCGCGCACCTGTCCGAGCGGCTGCCGGAGTACATGGTCCCGGCGACACTGACCACTTTGGACACGCTGCCGCTGACGTCCAACGGCAAGATCGACCGGGTCGCGCTGCCCGCCCCGGACGCTGCGCCGGTTTCGACGTCCGGCGTCCTGCCGCGCGACGAGCTGGAGATGGCCCTGGCCAAGCTGTGGGAGGACCTGCTGGGCCGCCGCGTCGGCGTCACCGACGGTTTCTTCGACGTCGGCGGGCACTCGCTGCTGGCCGTCGTGCTGGTCGACCGGATCAAGGGCGAGCTGGGCGCGACCGTCGGCTTGGCCGAGGTGTTCCGCGCCCCGACGGTCCGGGCGCTGGCCGACCTCATCCGCGCCGGGGAGAGCGCCGGGGGACTGGTCGTGCCGCTCTCGCCGGGCCGTGCGGGCGTCGCCCCGCTGTTCCTGCTGCCGCCGACCGCCGGGAGCCCCTTCCCGTACCTGCAGCTGGTCGCCGAGCTGGACCCGGCGCTGCCGGTGTTCGGCCTGCAGGCGCCCGGGTTCGCCCCCGGCGAGGACCCGGTCCACACCATCGAGGAGCTGGCCGCCGCGTTCGTCGCCGACCTCCTGCCGGTGGCGGGGGACCGCCCGATCCGGCTCGCGGGCTGGTCCCAGGGCGGCTCGGTCGCCTTCGAAATGGCCGCCCAGCTGGAGGCGGCGGGCCGGGCGGTCGAGCACCTGTGCGTCATCGACGCGACCGTCCTCGGCGTCGACGACTACGGCAACCCGCTGCCGGAGGTCGACACCAGCGACCCACTGGCCTGGTTCGGCGAGGCCGTGCTGAAGCTGGCCCCGGGGGCCGCCGACACCCTCGACGAAATGCTCGCCGAGGCCCGCGACCGCGGGATGGTCTCCGAGGTCGCGGGCAACGCGGTCGTCGAACAGATGGCGCGGGTCTACCTGGCCGGCAAGGACGCCGTCGAGGCCTACCGCTGCCGGGCCGTCGTCGACACCGGCATCCACCTCATCACCTCCACCGGCACCCACCCGGTGAAGGGCCGCCCGGAGGTGCGGCCGGAGAGCTGGCGCGCCCGCACGCGCGGCGAGCTCACGGTGACACCGGTGCCGGGTCACCACTGGGACATGGTCGAACCGCCGCACGTGGCGGAGCTGGCCCGGGCCGTGCTGGCCGGGCTCGCCGTGACCGCCGACGAGTGA